A segment of the Siphonobacter curvatus genome:
AGCCGTTTACTGGTTGAATTAAAGCAGGCCAAGCAACGCCCTTCGGCTGTACTGGGTGAGTATTTCAATCATTTCTACTACGGCAATCAGCCCTATGGCTCACCCGCTGATGGAACGCCCGAGAGTATTGGCGGGATTACGCTCGATCAGGTGAAAAACTTTTACCGAACGCACTATCAGCCCAATGGTACGGTCGTGTCGGTCGTGGGTGATTTTAATACGGCGGCGATGAAAGCAAAGCTGACGACGCTATTTAAAGACTGGAAAAAAGGAACGGCTGCTACGCAACCTCCCGCCTTGAAAGCCGTGCCTAGTCAATCCCGCGTGCTGCTTGTCAATAAGGAAAACGCCACCGAAACGCAGATCATGATTGGGCAGAAGGGCGTACCCATGAACAACCCTGATTACGTAGGCATTGAAGTGGTGAATACGGTACTGGGAGCCCGTTTTACGTCCTGGCTGGTGGACGAACTGCGGGTAAATCACGGCTACACGTACGGCGTTCGCAGTAGTTTCGACATGAAAAAAGCCGGTGGTACGTTTGTCATTCGCACATTTACGCTGACTAAAACTACGATTCCTGCCATCGATCTGGCCCTGGAAGTCATCGGTCGTTTGTATACGAAGGGGATCGACGAAAAGCTACTGGCTTCGGCGAAAAACTACGTCAAAGGTCAATTCCCGCCGCGTTTTGAAACGCCGGCCCAACTGGCCAGTTTGCTGACTACGATGTTTACGTATGGTTTGAACGATAGCTATATCAATGATTTTCAGGCGAAAGTCGATGCCCTGAATGTGGATTCTGTGAAACGAATCATTCAGACCTATTTTCCGAAAGATCATTTTCAACTGGTACTGATTGGCAAAACCGCCGAGTACCGCGAAGCTGCCAAAAAGTACGGCGAGGTTTCCGAGAAACAAATCGAAACCCCCGGCTATT
Coding sequences within it:
- a CDS encoding M16 family metallopeptidase; amino-acid sequence: MKKILFFLLLALPGFSQNFKLPRYEKLVLPNGLTLMLMEQHEVPVLAVSVGLPAGAVYDGAQYGLANLTAESLKFGTKSFPKALLDEKLDFLGAQLSTYATLETALLTSSFAVKDQETVWPMIKEVLVNPAFDASEFEKRKSRLLVELKQAKQRPSAVLGEYFNHFYYGNQPYGSPADGTPESIGGITLDQVKNFYRTHYQPNGTVVSVVGDFNTAAMKAKLTTLFKDWKKGTAATQPPALKAVPSQSRVLLVNKENATETQIMIGQKGVPMNNPDYVGIEVVNTVLGARFTSWLVDELRVNHGYTYGVRSSFDMKKAGGTFVIRTFTLTKTTIPAIDLALEVIGRLYTKGIDEKLLASAKNYVKGQFPPRFETPAQLASLLTTMFTYGLNDSYINDFQAKVDALNVDSVKRIIQTYFPKDHFQLVLIGKTAEYREAAKKYGEVSEKQIETPGY